From the genome of Capsicum annuum cultivar UCD-10X-F1 chromosome 4, UCD10Xv1.1, whole genome shotgun sequence:
ATTACAGGCACCATCCGTTTCGTCTTTTGTTAATTCTCTTGTTGCAGACCATGTACATGACGATAGTTGTGGAATGTTATCAGCTACGGAAGCTGTTGAAAAAGCACTCCAGGACTGAGTGACTCGATTTGATGGCAAGGAAAGGGTGTTGTATACTACGGCAGAAACTAGACATTCTGCAGCATTGCAATTCCTTCACAGCTTCGCCTTTGCTTTCCCATATCAAATTGTGGTGTTTATGAATTTAGTTTCTTCATTATTATGCAAGTTGAAGGAAGAGGAATCAAATAAATGGTCAAAAACCAGAGGATATGAAAAGCTTTTGGAAGTCGAACAATCAATACAACTGCACTGAATTTGGAGGTCCAAATGCAAAAACTCTTTTTAACTGTTTTTGTGGTGGGActatactggatatgttgttgtatgCTTGGCCCCTTTGGGCACCAAAACACTCCGAATAGCTAGGACATTCCTATGACATTAAAGATGATATGCTTGAACAATCAGATGAATCTACATACCCGGTAGATCAGCTAACATCACAAATCTATTGGCATTCCACGGATACCCTTAGACAAAAACCAGATTAACTGGGGCCAATTCTTAGAAAATTCAACAGTTTCGCGACAAACTAAAAGACAAGGTTTAAGAATTCAAAAAGGAAATAGGAAAAAGAACATGTCATTTGAAAGAAAATTTGTACAAGGATATTAACAGGTCCAAGAAGCAGATCTTTTCATGGTAGGCTTCATCTGTTTATCTTCTTCAAGTGCTATCATTCCCAAGTGAGATGGATCTTCCAGCATCATTCTAGCTACCAAGTAACCTGCAATGGACCATGTCTGGAACTTACGGGCCTGCTTTCCAATAAATCGACCAAGCTTTCCATCATAATACTCCGGCCAGCTATCTTTTAGTAAACGTGATTCAGCTAGTTCAATGGCCCGTCGTGCTATTAGGGGTCGACCAGTCTTAACAGCTGCTGCAGTAAGGAGCCACAGAAGAACTAGACACAACCACACAAATTGGTATTAGCATAAACTACAAAATAACACAGTAGAGAAAATGAATAGTACTCCCTCTATTTCATTATATGTGAAGGTGCGACTGAGCACAGAGTTGGAACACGTGATCTTAAAGGTGTCATGACGCTTTTCGTGGCTATAAAAGCACGTCATTAAGGGTAAACGGGAGCCAACATTAAATtgtttctaaatataataagGCATCACTCTTTTTGGAATACACTAAAAAAGGCAAGATTGACGCAAAAAATGGAACATAGGGAGAACTATTAAGCTACAAAACAACTCGACAAAAATATACGCCATCATGACACGAGATGAAATAGGAATCTACTATTAAATAGATTAAAGTACTTTTGGGCGTCGAATGTTTAGGAAGAAAATCTAACCTGGCCAAGATCCACCATTGTGGTAACTCCAACTAGTGTTTTTAGGATCACATCCTGTTACAATTCTCCATTCATGACCTTCCATAGCGGGATAACAAATTTTCAGCGGCATTTCTCCAACTAGCTCTTGCCATCTTGATTCAAGGAGATCCATTATGGCAGAAGCTTGCTCAGGTGTAGCCAAAGACGACAAGATTGCAATACAGTTACCCAAACAAAACCAACGGAAGTCCATGTGAGCAGGACTAACATTTCCGATGAAGTAACCACCACGACTTGGCATGAAATCGAAAACCCACTCTGGGAGGGAATCTGGCATCACATTAAACTTGTTTACGGCAGTATGAGAGTACTCTTCCGTTTTGTACCGGTATATATCATTCAGTTGTTTTATGTCGAGCCAAAAGTAACTTCTCATGTGATAGCTCAAAGCATGAAGGCGTTTAATTATTGCATCACAACACTCTCGGTTTTCTTCGTCGTGTTTGAGGAGAAGCAGGGCACATCTCAAGGCCATAAAGAAAAGTGCTTGTATTTCAATAGGATAACCGTAGACACCCTGGGAACAATATGAAACGAAATACTTTTAATGTGTGACTTGTGAGTAGTGGAATTTTTAAAGGAAGTTGGActgcaataataaaaaattttaagatgTACAAAAATGACACTGATAGTTTTTTTCTCATGATCAATCCATTGAACTGAGGAAAAAGGAATATGACAAAAAGTACAAGATGAAAACCTTGAAAATAGGAGAAACAAGAAAACAAAAGCAGACTTCTTATCGAAGTAAAATGAACACACTTTAGTTAAGTAAGAAGACGTTCAACGGTTCATACTTTTAGACAACTATGGGAGATTAAATTCGGACACGTCTGAAGCTCGAGCAGACAACCAAATGGTAACTTGAATCAGTCAAACCTCCTTCTTTGGCTTAAATTACATGCCAACAATTAAGAGATTACAACAAACATGACTGCCTTCATAGATGTATGAAATAAATCACAACTGTCACTGCAACATGAGAACAACTACCTTTAGCAGCAACGTTCTACCTATTTCTTAATTTCTAGCAAAGGATGTGACTATCTCAGCAGAAGTCACGTTCGAACCCTaacttagcctaagtcagaatCAGAATCAATGTCATTATGTAACAAGAAATAGAAAATCAAGCACATAATAAGTCTGTAGGAAAACCAAATTTTGACAGATTATATATAGACGTTTGATAAATTATAGACATTCTAAAAGTAACAGTTGATATATATCTTaaatcaagaataagaagaacTGAAAAATCACTGTCATTATGTAATAATAAAGTAGAAAATCAAGCATGAAATATGTCTGCATCTTACTGACTAAGAATTTTGACAGGTCCTATAGGTGTTTGTTAAATAATGCATTTCAAAAGATAACAGATAATAGATATAACCACGTGTTTGACATAAAGTAACAGAATCATAGATAATAAGCAGAATATAAGACAGGCCCATAAGTCTGATCTAGTTAAAATAAAAACGATAAAGAGTGGATAGTACATCAGACTGACCATTCTGCGATCAATCATAGAACATCCATCAGCACACAGAAGGGTCGGAAATGTATCAAAACCTTCAGAAAGACATAATTCAAGAATTAGCCTTATACCCCTTTGGCATTCTGGCATCTCAGCCAAAGAAGTGTCCCCTGTAGACTTTGTGTATGCACGAAGTAGTATAATCCACCAAAAGCCAGAATCAACAGGAGCAACTCTACCAATAGCACTTTCACCAAAATCTGCAGTTATGGTCTCATAGTTCCTAACAGGGTCATGGGATACTTTAAAACTTGCAGGCATAACTCCATCCCCCAACTTGAACTGGTCTATCTTCTTCTCCCGAGATTGGAGGCGCAAAGTTTTCAAAAGAAAGTTTTTTACTATATCAGGTTCACCATTCATCAAGAATGCCAAAGCACTAGGGACAAAATCTCTGACAAAAACCTGCCAAACTTTTAAGTCAGAATTGCAAGCAGAATGGTTGTCATATACATAGAGAAAGACAACTATGAACGAATTTCAGTTGGAGTTTTAAGCATGCAGAAGTAATATACACAGCAGAAAGCTGGTTTTAACATTGGAGAACATCTAGAATCTGGTTTTAGACTGCAGTTACTATTCTTTAATTTAACATTTGAATTCtagtaaaatgataaattatgttcatatttatttaGGAGCTTCTGCATCAAATCTTTTATACATTCATATTGCTTGATAAAGGTCATCTCTTAAACTTCCACGTGTAGGCGACGGAGTAGCTTTTCGGATCATGTTGAATTAAAACTGTCAAAGACAATCTTTCCTTACTCGTGTACCAAGACCagaaaagaaacaaataaaactaacaaaaatgaaaaataacacTATCATGGCAATTCATGcttaaattaaagtgaaagagttCTAGTCTGGTACggcttgacttaaattatttgaCACAGGATACAAGTAATATACATAAAGGACAAACTCAGAAAAGGTATACGATGGGGGTTTAACCACGCTGTACATAGACTTCCAAATGTATAGGTGCTTGAATGGGGGATACTACAGTGATCAAAGAGAATGGACGAAAGTTCTCTTAGACGATGTACAAACAAACAATGGAACAAGTATTCATTCTAGAAAGTCCTAATTTGCCTTGAAACAAATCGACTGAACTGAATGAAATGGGTATACATGATTTCTATAGTCGACTTGAACTAGTTTGGGATTGATGACTAGTTAATTATATAACTGATATGGGACTATAATTTTAGTCAATGATTATGTGAGATTCTAACGCCACCTCATTTTGCATTTCCTTGGCCAAATGATAAATCACTATCTCTACATAAGTTTTCATGATAACTATAGTGTGGACATAACAATTCAACATTTTTTGTTTATTACGTAAAGAAACATCTAGTACAACTTTTTAGAGGACACTCGTCAAAACAAGTTCCACTGAAGCACATAATCGACCTGTTTCAAGGGATATTAAATTGCAATAAAAACATAACGACAAACTTGAGTCAACCTAAGAGCTAGAACAGTACGCATTATACCTGGTCATAGTTAAGTTCCTCAGCAGAATTATCTATAGCAGCAATAGTTCCCACAGGTTGATCTCGGAAGTTAACAATAGAACGCCTCAAAGCTTCCCATGCTTCGCCtattataggatgtggctcaaaTCCGAAGGTTGATCTGGGAGTGTTTATTCCAGACCACCTTCCTGGCGAATACACTCCAACCATATTATCAAAAACACGAGAAGAGTTCTCCGAATTTTTGTACACCTGGCGTGGGGGTGAATGAGTCATCGACATTTCGCTGAAAGATCTTTCATCGAATGACCTCTTCCTTTCTATATTAACCTGTCTTGGTCTTTCCAGCAATCTAGCCAAATCTTCCTCAATTTCAAACAACGATGGAGTAGCTTCAACGTGTCTTACATTCCCATTTTGAGACACATCCACAGGGCTAGGCATCTTTCGATACTTCCAAAAGTACTACACGACAAGAAATCGAATCCAAAGATCTGCATATCACCAATAAAacaattttaacttttaagattTCCACATAACAGGAGCTTAGTAAACTCAAAGCTACGTTGCTCCGACTCCTCAAAAACATCAACAAGTGATATCTccgatcctccaaaagtagtgcatttttcgGAGGATCCAAAGCGATACaacaacatttttcaagaatccGAACAACATTGAACCAAAAATGATATAACAAAAAATACAATCAACTTATAACAAGTAGTGCAATTAATGTCTCTTAAACTAGAAAcacattaaattaaaaaatacaccAGATCAGAAAATCATCAATCAATCAACATTctcttaatttttaattttttagagtaatttttTGCTGCAGCCTTACAAGCGATATTCCCTAGAAATTTAACTGTTTTAAGTCAACTTGAACAAAATTAAAGCAAGTTCATTGTACATAACTTTAATTAATTAGTCATAAATCATTTACTTAATCAAACAATCTAAGTCAAAACATTCAACTCCTATTAGATCTttttacctaaatcaatttattcattatttttaattctcaCTTTGATCAATACACAGTGAATCACTCAATCCAGCAAAATACTAAACCAGCTGAAACAAACTCACAACCGAAAAATCTCAAATGCGGCAACCTTAATATCATcgaaatacaaaatacaaaataaaattgaacaaaaaaaaaaaaaaacctaggAGCTGGTAAAAACAACCTCAAAGATGTCGGCGGATTCGGGGAAGTCCAGTGAGATCTAAGGTTTTTTCCGATGAAGGCAACAACCGATGAACTACCAGAAAGACTTTGGAAACATAATGGGGCTTTGCTTATATAGTATGTTGGAACTGTGTAAGAGAGAAACCGGGAAATGAAGGTCAAAAGAGTAGTTGACTGGATATACCGGTAAGATATTGTGCTTGTGACGTATGCGGTGGTAACTGGTGACTGACACGTAAGATTTTCTGGGAATTTCCGATTAGTTGTTCTGAAGGAAAATTATTCGAGCTAGCTTTGTCTAAAaatggattattattattatagttgtaAATAGTGATTAAGGgaaagtgttgttgttgttgttaacgATAATTACGATCTTAAGTAGGATTAGTGATAACGATTATTCCCATATCCTCGCAACCTAGTAAGTAGTATATCTCACGGTTGGTTTGGTAGGATTTATTAcagaatacatatattatattagtcatgataatataaaaacataatttttcttaatatattaaATCAAATCGTGAGTATGAAATAATTTCACGATTACGGTAGTTTGCACATCTTGATCAAATCTATGGATATGTACTAAGTACTATCTTTCaccaatataaatatcaaataattttattcaccaaaacttaaaactatttttaatattgaaGTAAAATTTAAAACCCTGCCTTTTATTAATACCTTTAGTTCAAGAAGAATGAAATTACTAATGTCAAGGGAGTTGGAACAAAAAAATTAACAGTAATTTGTTAAACGTTTATGGAAGAAATTGACTAtggaattttgtaatttaaaacattctTTAATGTAGTTTCTAAGTTTCTAACTTAGGTTAAAATTTGTTGACATTGATGTTTAATTCATGCAGGTCAAAGGTTAGATATGTATTAATTAGCGGCAAGTTAAACCAAATCGaagaatcaaatcaaactgagaaaaaaaattgacttatggtttggtttggttggtttgatgtttgaaaaaaaaaatgatcattcttgatttggtctgatgttaacaaaaaaaaataagtcaaacTGAACCCaaatcaaaacatatatatatatgtgtatatatatgcatatatataatttaactttttacacataaaatattaattataatctactttttcaattagttttattaattttcaatatttagaaagtagatatgtgtgtatatatatattcatatttgggcctttaagttgtaatatttgtctgTTAATTGATAATAAATTgatccaaaacccaatataaacttaaaacttaAACTTTCCACTCTTCGTCTTACTTTTTAGTTTAAAGAGAGTTTTTTGcacctcaatttttcataattgtgatttttcattagcacttgagtgaaaacatacttgatctagttttcaatcacaatataattataaaaaataaagattataaaaaaaacccGAGAAATTCGAAGAAATCGAAAGAACTGACTAAAATCTAAACCGAAAAAAtcgattttatgttggtttgatttggtttatagttttaataaactaatataattggtttgattttttttcaataaaagatcaaatcaacccgacctatgtacaccccagTGTTAATCGTGCCTTTTCTGATCCTGCATTCTTTCGGGATGTATGTAAcctttttcttttaatgaaataattgagGTGTTCTTTCTGGAGTTTAACTTTTATTCATTGATAGTGTAAATAGatttttatctattacaacaataAGAACAATAATAAGTAAGGTTATATATATGTAACTCCTAAGTTAAaactttttttgtatttgtttttactttttccaTTTTATTGTATTATTCAGTGCGTGCTTATTTCCATGCTTTCTATAGCTACCTACTTCTTTgtaccattttttatttttgttgttattcttcTGCCTTGTTTTGAACGATGAGATAGCAATTTTTAGTAATTCAATGACTTCCATTTGCATGAAACGTCCCTCTTTTGATATATAGTACGcaaaggaaaataataaaattaaacaaaaagcttatacaaattaattaattagacCAAGttgattttgtttattatttaattaagcGTCCAACTTCgttgaaaaattgaattgatgTGAAAGCTGACTTAATATCCTACGTGTACTTGCGTGTCATTTGGTGTGCAAATCTTATCTGCTGTTTCTATTTTTCATGCCAACAGAAAAATGTTATtgtatcaaattttcaaattaaaattagatCACGCTGCCCCATATGTTTCAATTGATAgttgatatattatattattgttaagAACATAgactttaaaaaaatgaaaataaagactTTGACATGTAAGTTAAATATATTACGGGTAAATCTCTCTATAACAATATGATTTAatagatattttttaattgttataTTAAAATGTTATAATAAAAAGCGTAACATAAAATATGAAAGCTCCGAGCAAGGAGAATCACATGTGTGACTAATCCAAAGTATATATTTTTCACAAGTTGCATGTTGtagtaaataaatattctaaaatagagaaaatgattaAAAGTCTCCTCAACCTTTAcctcaaatctcaactacacacttatactttgcgagAGTCTTatgaccccctgaactattttaaaatgaaattattacccccTAAACGCTaacatggcaagagagtgtgtttcagaacggaaataatttattaaaaaattatttttaatatttctttaaattaatatatataattttaattattatttttctttcttcttcttccattcttcttcttcttcaatttttcttcaatgacatccaagaactcatcaatgacattttattattattattattattattattattattattattattattattattattattatttatttttcttcatcttcttcttcttcttcttcttcaatgataTCCTAGAACTCGAATTACGTGAGAATATTAAATCAATTCAGATTGAAAAATTCGAATTAATTTCTGGGTTAGAATCATTCTTTAGCTTCCCAAAAATTGATTGACATTGAGAATGTTGAAATTCATTGAAAAAAAACAAGTCGTCGGAATTTTGAATTTTGCCAGCGCCGTCACTGTCCAGCGGCATTTCATTGCCAGAAATTGTGCACCATTGAAGGCGGCGCCATTTTgtgaaaattgaatattttttggacattaattgttgatttgattttgataagattaTCTATCGTGTGAATTCCATATGATTCattatgtgaagaagaagaagaagaagaattgaatgaCATATGATGTAGCATGAcgtgaaattaattttttatagtaaaaaaaagtaatatgacGTGAAATTACGTGAAATGAAACGTGGCAACATGTGAAGaccacaaattaaaataaaatttgggtaTGAGCTTTTAGACGGGcatatattccactttaaaatagtttggggggggggtaataatttcattttaaaatagttcaaggGGGTCATAAGACCCCCataaagtataagtgtgtagttgggatttggcgtaaaggttggggggggggggggggttgaccATTTTCTCTTCTAAAATATACTAAAACGAATGAGAAGAGGGGAGAGAGAGATCTATATAAGAAAAAgctttgtttctttttcttcttcttggtgTGTTTAACAATGTAACACACcatgccttttataggcaaaagtAGGTGTAAAAAGTGTAGTATGtgaaaatacatttacaaaagATATGTCTTCTCTACACACTACAATACTATGTGTAATAGGTGTAGTTTGTGAAGTATGAGTATTATATGAACATCCACAAATAACTTATTTACAATACTCCCCCTTGAATTTTCATGTAAAAGAAAAtttctaaaagaaataagatgtACATAGTGGTTTATAATACGCCTTGtttgctgcctcattaaaaaccttaccaggaaaacccagtgggacaaaaccttggtGAAGGGAAAAAGAATGCAACGCGTATTTACTCCCCATGATAAAAACATCACTTAATATCTAGGAGACGACGCATCCCAATCTTGTATCTCAACTTCTCAAAGGTTGATGTTGGCAATGCTTTAGTGAACATATCTGCTAGGTTATCACTTGAACGAacttgttgaacatttatttcatCCCTCTTTTGAAGATCATGAGTAAAGAATAATTTTGGTGAAATGTGTTTTGTTCTGTCTCCTTTGATGTATCCTCCTCTTAATTGAGCTATGCATGCGGTGTTGTCTTCATACAATATTGTtggaatattcttcttcaaagtAAGGCCACATATTTTCTGAATGTGTTGAGTTATTGACCTCAACCAAACAtattctcgacttgcttcatgaatggCTATTAACTCTGCATGATTTGAAGATGTAGCAATCATGGTTTGTTTTGTTGAACGCCATGATATAGTTGTACCTCCACATGTAAACAAGTAACCTATCTGAGATCAACCTTTATGTGGGTCAGACAAATATCCTCCATCTGCATAACCAATTAATTGTGAATCAGACTCATTTGAATAAAATAGTCCCAGATCAATAGTTCCTCGGAGGTATCTGAATATATGTTTAATACCATTTCAATATCTTCGTGTCGGGGAAGAACTAAATCTTGCTAATAAATTTACAGCAAAAGATATATCAGGTCATGAATTACTAGCAAGATACATTAATACCCCAATTGCACTAAAATATGGTATCTTAGCACTAACAagttcttcattattttcatgaggtCGAAATGGATCTTTATTAATATCAAGTGATCTTAAAACCATTGGGGTACTCAATGAATGTTCTTTGTTCatataaaatctctttaaaatattttcagtatatgTGGATTGATGGACAAATATTTCAtttgtaaaatatttaatttgtaaaccaagataaaattttatctttccgaggtctttcatttcaaattcttttttcaaaCATTCTATTGTCTTTGGAAGCTCTTTAGGAGTTCCAatgatattcaaatcatcaacatatacagcTATTATGACAAATTCAGATCCAAACCTTTTAATAAAGACACAAGGATAGGTTGGGTCATTTTTATACCCTTCTTTAAATAGGTATTCGATAAGGCGATTATACCACATGCGACCTGATTGTTTTAATCCTTATAAGGATTTCTGAATCttgattgaataatttttttgagaaGTTTTATACGCATcaggcattttaaatccttcgggaattttcatataaatatcactGTCTAAGGAGCCATATAAGTAGGCTGTGACAACGTCCAAAAGATGcatatcaagtttttcatgaaCTGTCAAATTAATAAGATACCTGAAGGTGATTGCATCCACCACCGGAGAATATGTCTCCATTTAATCAATGTCAGGTCTTTGTGAAAATTCTTGTGCCACAAGTCGTGCTTTATATCTTACgacttcatttttctcatttcattttcGCACAAAAACCCATTTGTACCCCACTGGAGAAATGGATTTTTgtgtgaaaattgtgtttttcaaGCGAAACCAATTCAATTTTGATTGCATCTTTccattttggccaatcatttctCTGTCTACATTCTTCGACAGATTTTGGTTCAAGATCCTCTTCTTGTTGCATTATTTCATTAGCAATATTATAAGTAAAAATATTAtcgacaattatatcattttgatttcatatttttctcgataagacataactgactgagatctctttatttttattattttcaggtacctgaaccttttcTGAGGTTTCATTAATTGTTATGTCTTTCTGCTCTTCATGAGTAGCTTCCtccatattatgattattttgatcatttgCTTCTCTTCTTTTTCGAGGGTTTTTATTTTTAGAACCGATTGATCTACCACGATTTAAGTGTGGTTTAGACTCATTTGCATTACTCAATTGTCCTATCAGGACATCAACTCGAATAGGAGCATTAGCAGTTGAAATGTgagattttgtaattttttatagGTCAGTGAATGTATCTGGTAGTTGATTTGCAATGttttgcaaatgaattatctGCAATGTTTTGAAAATGAATTATCCTTTGAACTTCTAGTTCACATTTATTTATACGAGGATATAAGTGAGATAATGATAATGCATTCCAGTCTATCTACTTTTCCAACTGCTTATTTTCTCCCCCTAATGTTGGATATattgtttcatcaaaatgacaatcaacaAATCTTGCCGTAAATAAATCTCCAGTCAtaggtttcaaatattttataatagaaggAGATTCATACCCAACATATATTCTCAATCTTCTTTGGGGACCCATTTTTGTGCGTTATGGTGGAGCAATTAGAACATATACCGCACATCTAAAAACTCTTAGATGGGAAATATTTGGCTcttgataaaaaattaattgtaatGGGGAGACTTTATCATAACTTGTGAGTCTTACCCGCACAAGAGCTGTTGCATGCAAAATAGCATGATCCCATATCGAAATggaagttttgttctcataagcATTGGTCTAGCGATTAATTGGAGGCGTTTAATCAACGATTCTGCTAGACCATTTTGATTATGAACATGGGCAACCGGATGTTCAAATGTTATTTCAGTAGATATACAATAATCATTAAAAGTCTGGGATGTAAATTCACCcacattatcaagatgaattgtctttaTTGTATAATCTAAAAATTGTGctcttaactttattatttgagcAAGTAATCTCGCAAATGCCAAATTACGAGTTGATAATAAACACACATGTGACCATCTTGTAGATGCATCTATTAAAACCATATAATACTTAAATGGTCCACATGGAGGGTGAAAGGGCCCACATATCACCTTGTATACGTTCTAGAAATACAGGGGATTCAATTCCCACTTTTATTATTGATGGCCTAGTAATTAATTTGTCTTGAGAACATGCAACACaagagaattctttaaatttaAGAATCTTCTGGTTCTTTAATGAGTGTCcatatgaattctcaattattctGCGCATCATGTTAGAACCGGGATGGCCTAATCGGTCATGCCAAATAATAAAACTGTTTGAATCAGTAAACTTTTGATTTACTATGGCATGTGTTTCAACAGTGCTAATACTTGTGTAGTATAAACTAGAAGAAAGAGCGGGTAATTTTTCAAGTATATATTTACTACCCGACAttattgtagtaatataaagatATTCAATTGTTTCATCATTTATAGTTTCAATATGATAGCCATTTTGGCGAAtgtctttgaaacttaataagtttcttcgagacttactacaatataatgcttcatcaatcatcaaatttgttCCTCCGGGAAGTAATAAGTTAGCTTTTCCGGAGCCTTCAATTAATCTTGTACTACCACATATAGTATTAATATTGActtctttcatcaccaaataaggggatatttcttatcttttagaATAGTATGTGTGGTAGCACTATCTATAAGACATGTATCATCGTAACTTATTTTGAATCCAATTGATGATTGGGGAATTTTCACattcttcaaataaaaaaacatattataagaaatttaaaaaactaACATAAGAAATGTAGAAATTAGAAATACATGGTACTTTTAATAAAACAGAAAACATAAttgcaaacaaaagaaaataataactttctttataatttattctcaactAAGGTGATCATTTCTTCAATCAATATCCTCATAGAAATCTTCAGCTTTCAAATGGGTAATATCTGAGAGGCCCTTAAAGTCATCATCATTGTAAGCAAGATTTGCCTCAACAT
Proteins encoded in this window:
- the LOC107866900 gene encoding probable alkaline/neutral invertase B; amino-acid sequence: MPSPVDVSQNGNVRHVEATPSLFEIEEDLARLLERPRQVNIERKRSFDERSFSEMSMTHSPPRQVYKNSENSSRVFDNMVGVYSPGRWSGINTPRSTFGFEPHPIIGEAWEALRRSIVNFRDQPVGTIAAIDNSAEELNYDQVFVRDFVPSALAFLMNGEPDIVKNFLLKTLRLQSREKKIDQFKLGDGVMPASFKVSHDPVRNYETITADFGESAIGRVAPVDSGFWWIILLRAYTKSTGDTSLAEMPECQRGIRLILELCLSEGFDTFPTLLCADGCSMIDRRMGVYGYPIEIQALFFMALRCALLLLKHDEENRECCDAIIKRLHALSYHMRSYFWLDIKQLNDIYRYKTEEYSHTAVNKFNVMPDSLPEWVFDFMPSRGGYFIGNVSPAHMDFRWFCLGNCIAILSSLATPEQASAIMDLLESRWQELVGEMPLKICYPAMEGHEWRIVTGCDPKNTSWSYHNGGSWPVLLWLLTAAAVKTGRPLIARRAIELAESRLLKDSWPEYYDGKLGRFIGKQARKFQTWSIAGYLVARMMLEDPSHLGMIALEEDKQMKPTMKRSASWTC